The DNA segment TAAAAAGTTATTTTATAATTATGGAGAGATTATATGGAACTTATATTAAAATCCTTTAATGAATTAACTATAGTTGAACTTTATGAGATATTAAAAGTTCGTGTAAAAATATTTGTAGTTGAACAGAAATGTGCATATCAGGAAATAGATGATATTGATTATAAAAGTTTACATGTTTTTTATAAATGCAATGATAATGTAACTGCTTATCTTAGAATATTTGAAAAAGAAAAAGGAATAATACAAATAGGAAGAGTTTTAACAGCAGAACATGGGAAAGGACTTGGAGGGAAAATTTTAAAAGAAGCTGTTTCTTTAATAAAAGAACAGATGAAACCAAAAAAAATTTATCTTGAAGCCCAGTGTTATGCAATTGGTTTTTATGAAAAAGAAGGATTTAAGGTTTGTTCAAAAGAGTTTTTAGAAGATGGAATAC comes from the Fusobacterium perfoetens genome and includes:
- a CDS encoding GNAT family N-acetyltransferase; the protein is MELILKSFNELTIVELYEILKVRVKIFVVEQKCAYQEIDDIDYKSLHVFYKCNDNVTAYLRIFEKEKGIIQIGRVLTAEHGKGLGGKILKEAVSLIKEQMKPKKIYLEAQCYAIGFYEKEGFKVCSKEFLEDGIPHVEMTLNLE